Part of the Flavobacterium alkalisoli genome is shown below.
TCCCTTAGTGTTTCCTGAGAGGTTATAATGTCTTTAACCACCTCTCCTTTATGAAGTGCTACAATACGATTGCTTACCTCTATTGTATGAGCTAAATCATGGCTTGAAACAAGCACTGTTGTATTACCGTCTTCTGCAAGCTCTTTTATTATCTTTTTAAGTCTGAATTGTGTTGTTGGGTCCAGATTAGCAAACGGCTCATCAAGTATTACTACCTCAGGCTTGCCAATAAGCGCTGCTATTATGCCTACTTTTTTTTGGTTACCTTTAGAAAGGTCTCTTAGATATTTTTTCCTGTTAAGAATCTCTCCATTAAAAAAGTCTTCATGCTTAGTTAAAAGAGCATCAACATCTGCTTTGTTCCATCCTCTTAATTCACCTATAAAGTAAAAGTACTCTTCCGGAGTAAGATAACCTATTAGGAATGTCTCATCTATAAATGCCGAAGTAAACGGCTTCCACCCTTCGCTTTCGTTAACTTTAATACTATTTGTAGTAATATATCCTTGTGTAGGCTGAATTAAATCCAGTAGAAGGCTAAAGAAAGTTGTTTTTCCTGCACCGTTATTACCTACCAGGCCAAAACTTTCGCCTTTAGGTATATCAAGGTTAGGTATGTTTAATACGGTGGTTCCGTTATATACTTTTTTAAGATTATGTACTTGTATCATGATATATGTTGGTTTTTTGATTGATTAGTTTTTTTGTTTATATGCCGCAAGCGTATCATACTTCTCCGATTTGTAAATACGCTCAATTAAAGCGAATACTTTATTCCTGAAAGCAAAGCCCAATATACCAGCCAACACTACTAAAGCATATCCTGCCTCGGGACTATAGAAATAATAGCCTATTCCGTAAAGTATTAATGGTAATACAAGCTTAGGCATTGAAATAAGGAAAACCTTAAGGTTAAAAGCTTTTTTATCACCAAAAGCCTGTTTGCTTGAAGCAAGGTCTATAGGTGTTTTTATAAACGCCCCGCCCAAAAGTACCAAATAAGAGTTTACACCTATATTATATACTGCCCCAATAAGGATAAGTATATATACCTCCCAACCAAAATACAGGTAAAAAGAACTTATAATTGCCGAAACCAATGTACCTATAACTATAAGCCACCATTTTGATGCTATATATTCTTTGTATTGTATATTCTGGCTCATCATAAGAGGATAGTAAGCACTGTCCCAGCTTGGTACAAACTGCCCAAAGGTGAACAGGAAACCACCACTTACAAATATGGCAGCAAACATTTTCCATATTGGCGTATCATACATTTCTAAAGCACCGGTAAAAAATAACATTCCGTAAAACAGGAAAACAATACTTATAAACACTGTGGTTTTAGATCTTTTATTCCTGCGAATAAGCTTAATGTCGTTTTTAAGGAAGGTTCCCAATGTGCCAAACTGATTAAGCCATGTATACTCCTCTGTTTTTGCTTCCTCATGCTTGCTTGTAAGTCCGGCATCAAGATATAGGTTCTTATAAAAATATTTATAGGTAACAATCCCCAATCCAACTACTATAAGTAGCGGAACAACAAAAGCATATCCTGTTGTATACAATGCATGAAAAACAGGCCCCGTATAATCGGTTAAATCAAATATGCCAAAATACTGAAGGCCTCCAAATGCCAGTATCAATCCTATAAAGATGGCAAACAGGCCGTCTTTATTGTTAAGCAGTAAGTTAAGAAAATTATTACTGTATATAATAGCCAGCATGCTTATGTGCCAAAACACAACATGCAGGGTGTCGTAGCCCTCAACCAACAATTTTATTGAAAAAGGCACAAAGAAGAAAGCGTGCATTATATTGAAGAAAGAAACCATGGTTTTCCCCAATGCAAAATTCACGATAGTGCTTCGTTTTACTGGAAGCGGTAATAACGGCCGTATGTTTATTACAGGTATTTTTTGGAAAAAAAGCCTTATAACCAAATCAAAAACAATATAGTAAATAAGGTATTTGCTTATAAGCTCTAAAGGATCTGAAGCCAGGCCACTATCTTTAATCATATCAAAGCTAAAAAAGCCAAGTGCAAGAAATACAAGCGTAAAATATATTGCCCCAATAGCCATAAATACTTTTATAGCTACGTTTCCGGCAAAGGACTTAGACCTTAAGAATGCTTTCCATTCCAGGCTCAGTAATTTTCTAAACATCATTATGTTATTTTGGTTTGTTATTTATATGTAGTAAAACTAACCGAAATGTTACACTTTTAATTCTGCTTTAATACAGCATATTCCGGATAGGTTTCATTAAGAAGTCTTTCTGCCTTA
Proteins encoded:
- a CDS encoding ABC transporter ATP-binding protein; translation: MIQVHNLKKVYNGTTVLNIPNLDIPKGESFGLVGNNGAGKTTFFSLLLDLIQPTQGYITTNSIKVNESEGWKPFTSAFIDETFLIGYLTPEEYFYFIGELRGWNKADVDALLTKHEDFFNGEILNRKKYLRDLSKGNQKKVGIIAALIGKPEVVILDEPFANLDPTTQFRLKKIIKELAEDGNTTVLVSSHDLAHTIEVSNRIVALHKGEVVKDIITSQETLRELEEFFAV
- a CDS encoding DUF5687 family protein, whose protein sequence is MFRKLLSLEWKAFLRSKSFAGNVAIKVFMAIGAIYFTLVFLALGFFSFDMIKDSGLASDPLELISKYLIYYIVFDLVIRLFFQKIPVINIRPLLPLPVKRSTIVNFALGKTMVSFFNIMHAFFFVPFSIKLLVEGYDTLHVVFWHISMLAIIYSNNFLNLLLNNKDGLFAIFIGLILAFGGLQYFGIFDLTDYTGPVFHALYTTGYAFVVPLLIVVGLGIVTYKYFYKNLYLDAGLTSKHEEAKTEEYTWLNQFGTLGTFLKNDIKLIRRNKRSKTTVFISIVFLFYGMLFFTGALEMYDTPIWKMFAAIFVSGGFLFTFGQFVPSWDSAYYPLMMSQNIQYKEYIASKWWLIVIGTLVSAIISSFYLYFGWEVYILILIGAVYNIGVNSYLVLLGGAFIKTPIDLASSKQAFGDKKAFNLKVFLISMPKLVLPLILYGIGYYFYSPEAGYALVVLAGILGFAFRNKVFALIERIYKSEKYDTLAAYKQKN